In the Deltaproteobacteria bacterium genome, one interval contains:
- the rny gene encoding ribonuclease Y has translation MSLLIAAVAALIAFVLGYSAHHIYNKIKLNKRIGIVKDEAEIIIDDARKEAEKIKIQGELRAKDIVEKKTAEIEHDSRERHREISKVEKRLQKREEALDKKFEGLEKRESEVSRKERDLTQKQQSLSERESELDAVIEEAKKKIEDIAGMTQEAAKNELINIIEDEARHEAAKKLKQIEDQLHEEAERKAKDIIALAMQKYAGEYTSEKTISVVNLPNDDMKGRIIGREGRNIRSIEARTGVDIIIDDTPETVVVSSLNPIRREVARVSLEKLIDDGRIHPARIEEIVSDVEKEIERQIQKAGEEALFDLGIPTMHPELVKLVGRLKYRTSYSQNILNHSIEVAFICGILASEIGYDIKLAKRAGLLHDIGKAVDHEIEGSHVDIGEDLVRKYGESKAIIESVALAHDPQPQSLLAILVQAADAISAARPGARRETYEAYVKRIQDIENIASSFRGVEKCYAIQAGREVRVIVESSKVNDEEGALLSHEIAQKIEREVAYPGQVKITVIREVRSTAYAS, from the coding sequence ATGTCTTTATTGATAGCTGCCGTGGCGGCGCTGATAGCTTTCGTACTCGGCTATTCCGCCCATCACATATACAACAAAATAAAATTGAATAAAAGAATCGGCATCGTAAAGGACGAGGCTGAGATCATTATAGACGATGCGAGAAAAGAAGCGGAAAAAATTAAGATTCAGGGTGAGCTGAGGGCAAAAGACATTGTAGAGAAGAAAACCGCGGAAATCGAGCATGATTCGAGAGAAAGGCATAGAGAAATATCCAAGGTAGAAAAGAGGCTTCAGAAGCGCGAAGAGGCGCTGGATAAAAAATTTGAAGGCCTTGAGAAAAGAGAATCCGAAGTATCGAGAAAGGAACGGGATTTGACTCAAAAACAGCAATCGCTTTCGGAGAGGGAGAGCGAGCTTGATGCAGTTATTGAGGAAGCCAAGAAGAAGATCGAGGATATTGCGGGGATGACGCAGGAAGCCGCGAAAAACGAGCTTATAAATATTATTGAGGACGAGGCAAGACACGAGGCTGCCAAGAAGCTCAAGCAAATAGAGGACCAGCTTCATGAGGAAGCCGAAAGGAAGGCCAAGGATATAATAGCCCTTGCGATGCAGAAGTATGCGGGAGAGTACACGAGCGAGAAAACAATCTCTGTAGTGAATCTTCCGAACGATGACATGAAGGGAAGGATCATAGGCAGGGAAGGAAGGAATATCAGGTCCATTGAGGCGAGAACGGGCGTGGATATTATTATTGACGACACCCCCGAGACGGTTGTCGTCTCCTCGCTTAATCCTATAAGAAGGGAAGTCGCAAGGGTCTCTCTTGAAAAACTTATCGACGACGGAAGAATTCATCCGGCGAGGATTGAGGAGATTGTTTCCGATGTCGAGAAGGAAATAGAACGTCAGATACAAAAAGCCGGGGAGGAGGCGCTCTTCGATCTCGGCATTCCCACTATGCATCCGGAGCTTGTAAAGCTCGTGGGGAGGCTGAAATACAGGACCAGTTATTCGCAGAATATTCTCAATCACTCTATAGAGGTGGCCTTTATCTGCGGCATACTGGCCTCCGAGATAGGATACGACATCAAGCTCGCCAAGCGCGCGGGTCTTCTCCATGATATAGGTAAAGCGGTTGACCATGAGATAGAAGGCTCACATGTCGATATAGGCGAGGACCTGGTGAGGAAATATGGCGAATCCAAGGCTATTATCGAATCCGTGGCCCTTGCCCATGACCCGCAGCCGCAGTCTTTGCTGGCAATTTTAGTTCAGGCAGCGGATGCGATTTCCGCCGCCAGACCGGGCGCGAGAAGAGAGACATACGAAGCCTACGTCAAGAGGATTCAGGACATAGAGAATATCGCAAGCTCGTTTAGAGGAGTGGAGAAATGCTATGCCATTCAGGCGGGCAGGGAAGTAAGAGTGATAGTCGAAAGCTCGAAGGTCAACGACGAGGAAGGGGCGCTTCTCTCTCACGAAATCGCCCAGAAAATAGAGAGGGAGGTCGCGTATCCGGGCCAGGTCAAAATTACAGTGATCAGAGAGGTGAGATCCACCGCCTACGCGAGCTAG
- the ccsA gene encoding cytochrome c biogenesis protein CcsA, whose product MSHIWTNNKSGPKLGFYTITLGTVVQSISLVIVYFRGIPIAGDLDSTLYLFAWFITLVFIGSQIKFNEPLLGAFVSPLAFIMTLPHVILPQGIIEHEPSLSNPWIVVHIILILFGQALFAIAFISGLLYIFQEKKIKSKQLGSMLQKFPSLTTLDRINHICLMVGFPFMTIGLALGLLLAKEIWGASWVWGQKETWSLVTWLLYAVLIHGRLSSGWKGRKAALGAVLGFGIVLFTLFVIGYVAPGQHDFLGEF is encoded by the coding sequence ATGAGCCACATCTGGACCAACAATAAAAGCGGTCCCAAACTTGGGTTCTATACCATTACTCTCGGCACGGTTGTTCAGTCAATAAGCCTGGTAATAGTTTATTTCAGAGGAATTCCGATTGCGGGTGATCTGGACAGCACCCTCTATCTCTTTGCCTGGTTCATCACGCTCGTGTTCATCGGATCGCAAATCAAATTTAACGAACCCCTCCTGGGAGCGTTCGTCTCTCCTCTGGCCTTTATAATGACCCTCCCGCACGTAATCCTGCCTCAGGGAATAATAGAGCACGAGCCCTCACTGAGTAATCCATGGATTGTAGTGCATATAATATTGATACTGTTCGGACAGGCCTTATTCGCGATAGCCTTCATTTCCGGCCTGTTATACATATTTCAGGAAAAGAAGATAAAATCGAAGCAACTTGGAAGCATGCTTCAGAAATTCCCCTCTCTTACCACACTCGACAGAATTAACCATATTTGTTTAATGGTCGGTTTTCCGTTTATGACTATAGGGCTCGCGCTGGGACTGCTGCTCGCAAAGGAGATATGGGGGGCCAGCTGGGTGTGGGGACAGAAAGAAACCTGGTCGCTCGTTACATGGCTATTATATGCGGTGCTGATCCACGGAAGGCTCTCATCCGGCTGGAAGGGCCGTAAAGCGGCCCTTGGGGCGGTGCTCGGATTCGGAATAGTCCTTTTTACCCTGTTTGTGATCGGATACGTTGCCCCCGGGCAGCACGATTTCCTGGGGGAATTCTGA
- a CDS encoding penicillin-binding protein activator, whose product MILFRLFCLLLLLTAVSKNVRPEELSADDGSGKKYSAHTRTFGCLLPLSGRYRLIGEKALRGILAAAGAGTPGVEYKVIVKDIGEGKGKLDEAFESLGKTENLSFIVGPIPSKFISTISSRVNSAKIPAVVFPISESESSGGPYFIKYYYPLEDQVEALSRYAARELGVRTFGVLYPRTALGERLSRSFAESVRGTGGKLVYQGSYNPESRDVSGEVSWIASVSPDAIFIPDGAASSAEVILKLKRNPDLRDVLFIGPSTWNSPVFFDLVGKEIDGFVFRAIFTDALFYGDDEWKQFSRLFEMEFAHQPDFLEFQLYKAVRLILSLQGSDGGPGRKTLIDSLMSLKNNPAYEIRRDKSGSVQVSPRYRIMSVSDGELIDIMKAR is encoded by the coding sequence TTGATACTTTTCCGGCTATTTTGCCTGTTATTGCTATTGACCGCTGTTTCAAAGAATGTTCGTCCCGAAGAGCTGTCTGCGGATGATGGTTCCGGGAAAAAGTACTCGGCGCATACCCGGACATTCGGCTGCCTGCTGCCTCTGAGCGGAAGGTACAGGCTTATAGGGGAGAAGGCTCTCAGGGGAATCCTAGCTGCCGCCGGGGCCGGAACCCCGGGGGTCGAGTATAAAGTCATCGTAAAGGATATAGGTGAGGGCAAGGGAAAATTAGACGAGGCGTTTGAGAGCCTCGGTAAAACGGAAAATTTATCGTTCATCGTAGGTCCGATACCGAGCAAGTTCATTTCTACGATCAGTTCCCGGGTGAACTCGGCAAAAATACCCGCCGTCGTATTTCCTATATCCGAGAGCGAATCGTCGGGCGGCCCTTACTTCATTAAATATTATTATCCGCTTGAGGATCAGGTCGAGGCCCTTTCGCGATACGCTGCGCGGGAGCTCGGTGTAAGAACATTCGGAGTTCTATATCCCCGGACGGCGCTTGGGGAAAGATTGAGCCGGTCATTTGCCGAGAGCGTCAGGGGAACGGGCGGGAAGCTCGTCTATCAAGGCTCGTATAATCCCGAATCGAGGGATGTATCCGGTGAGGTAAGCTGGATAGCTTCAGTAAGTCCCGACGCCATTTTTATACCAGACGGAGCGGCATCATCGGCGGAGGTAATTTTAAAGCTCAAGAGAAACCCGGATCTGAGGGATGTGCTCTTTATAGGGCCCAGCACCTGGAACAGCCCCGTTTTTTTTGATCTTGTCGGGAAGGAAATCGACGGATTCGTATTCAGGGCAATCTTTACGGATGCCCTCTTCTACGGCGATGACGAATGGAAGCAATTTTCCCGGCTTTTTGAAATGGAATTCGCTCACCAGCCTGATTTCCTGGAGTTTCAGCTTTATAAAGCGGTAAGATTGATCCTTTCCTTACAAGGTTCGGATGGCGGTCCCGGAAGAAAGACGTTAATCGATTCCCTTATGAGCTTGAAAAATAATCCGGCGTATGAAATACGAAGGGACAAGAGCGGCAGCGTTCAGGTCTCGCCCAGGTATCGCATCATGTCGGTCAGCGACGGCGAGCTGATAGATATCATGAAGGCAAGGTGA
- the prfA gene encoding peptide chain release factor 1, giving the protein MLKRLEEVEKKYVEIEKSLNNPDISPPEIHKYSKELSDLDEIVELYREYKKILDKIEENRSLFKDKELGDLAREENAELGGELENIENKLRFLLLPKDPNDSKNVFLEIRAGTGGDEAALFAADLYRMYSKYAEAKNWKVEIISMSETGIGGIKEIIVSIEGKNVYSRLKYESGVHRVQRVPTTETGGRIHTSTATVAVLPEPDEVEVEVDEKDLKIDTYRASGPGGQHVNKTDSAIRITHLPTGIVVQCQDERSQHKNRLHAMRMLRVKLYEIEEQKRQSEIASTRKSLVGSGERSEKIRTYNFRDGRITDHRIGLTLYKIESILNGELDELVDSLTTFYQTELLKEAVYS; this is encoded by the coding sequence ATGCTAAAACGACTTGAAGAAGTCGAGAAAAAATACGTAGAAATTGAAAAAAGTTTGAATAATCCGGATATTAGTCCGCCCGAAATCCACAAGTATTCAAAGGAGCTTTCGGACCTTGACGAGATTGTGGAGCTTTACCGTGAATACAAGAAAATCCTGGATAAGATCGAGGAAAACAGGTCCCTGTTCAAAGACAAGGAACTGGGGGATCTCGCGCGCGAGGAAAACGCGGAGCTTGGCGGGGAACTCGAAAATATAGAAAATAAACTACGGTTTTTGCTGTTGCCGAAAGACCCAAACGATTCCAAAAACGTTTTCCTTGAGATACGAGCGGGAACCGGGGGGGACGAAGCCGCTCTTTTCGCGGCGGATCTATATAGAATGTACTCGAAATATGCCGAGGCGAAGAACTGGAAAGTGGAAATAATAAGCATGAGCGAAACCGGAATCGGCGGAATTAAGGAAATTATTGTTTCGATCGAAGGCAAAAATGTCTACAGCAGGCTCAAGTATGAAAGCGGAGTGCACAGGGTTCAAAGGGTCCCTACCACGGAGACAGGGGGAAGAATTCATACTTCGACCGCTACGGTAGCGGTGCTCCCGGAGCCGGATGAAGTCGAGGTAGAGGTTGATGAAAAGGATTTGAAGATCGACACCTACCGTGCTTCGGGCCCCGGCGGTCAGCATGTAAACAAAACGGACTCCGCTATCAGGATCACTCACCTGCCGACCGGCATCGTAGTGCAGTGTCAGGATGAGAGGTCTCAGCACAAGAACCGCCTCCACGCGATGAGGATGCTGAGGGTTAAGCTGTACGAGATTGAAGAACAAAAACGGCAGAGTGAAATAGCCAGCACCCGAAAGAGTCTGGTGGGGAGCGGCGAGAGGAGTGAAAAGATAAGGACCTATAACTTCAGGGACGGGCGAATAACAGACCATAGAATCGGGCTTACACTCTATAAGATTGAATCTATTCTTAACGGAGAGCTAGACGAACTGGTGGATTCGCTAACAACCTTTTATCAGACCGAGCTTCTAAAGGAAGCCGTGTATTCCTGA
- a CDS encoding cell division protein ZapA: protein MKRLKIKFFDIDYMIKTDAEEDYVREIASYLEQKVKEISQQESSLAVPRSFLLAMLKITDDYFKVLKDFEDFKDGAEERSKRLVGILDNSLKEKEAAGFDEGVIREELGREELEDSYKYR from the coding sequence ATGAAACGTCTGAAAATTAAATTCTTTGATATCGATTATATGATTAAGACGGACGCTGAAGAAGATTATGTCCGGGAAATAGCTTCATATCTGGAGCAGAAGGTAAAAGAAATATCCCAGCAGGAAAGTTCTTTGGCCGTACCCCGATCATTTCTTTTGGCTATGCTGAAGATTACCGATGACTACTTCAAAGTATTGAAAGACTTCGAGGACTTTAAAGACGGTGCTGAAGAGAGATCAAAGAGATTGGTTGGAATATTGGACAACTCCCTTAAAGAAAAAGAAGCCGCTGGTTTTGACGAAGGAGTCATTAGAGAGGAACTCGGTAGAGAGGAATTGGAAGACTCTTATAAATACAGATGA
- the ppdK gene encoding pyruvate, phosphate dikinase, translated as MKKFVYLFGNGKAEGEGGMKDLLGGKGAGLAEMTRIGIPVPPGFTISTEACAEFYKHNKHIPEDIKKEIELNLSKLEKIMGKKLGDLDNPLLVSVRSGAKFSMPGMMDTILNLGLNDRTAEKLSRRTDNPLFAWDAYRRLIQMFSDVVLGIDKEEFESIFADVKKKSGVKEDSELTVAALKDAIGKSKQIVKKKSGNDFPQDPREQLYMAIRAVFLSWNNPRAIFYRKQYGIPDDLGTATNVQAMVFGNMSEDSGTGVGFTRDPASGEKSLYAECLMNAQGEDLVAGIRTPKHIDALAAELPAVYKELAKIATILEKHFKDMQDFEFTIEKGKLYFLQTRNGKRTGIAALRIAYDMVRERLITKEEALSRIEPEHLEQFLFPIFNPEEKENHIEIASGLAASPGAVSGAVALDADTAVRFSGEGRRTILVRKETSADDIKGMAAARGVLTARGGRTSHAAVVGRQMGKVCIVGAEEISIDEGKKCFYAGDALVKEGDFISLDGFEGKVYKGDIPVIPSEIIQAVEGKIKPEKSTNYKIFSSVLKWADKIRTIGVRTNADTPEDARIAFSFGAEGIGLCRTEHMFFAKDRIMIMQKMILSQNEKERDKFLSKLLPMQKRDFKELFRNMAGHPVTIRLLDPPLHEFLPKLEELMLEIKELELKKQSPKILKRKKLLLEKVDELHEFNPMLGLRGCRLGILIPEITRMQVRAIMEAACEVVEEGGKAVPEIKVPLVAMVTEMKAQKDVIQEVAEEVVGKYKKKVKYKIGTMIEVPRAAVTADEIATEAEFFSFGTNDLTQMMFGLSRDDSGKIIKTYMNNQVTIDGKNVMILEKDPFLTLDKGVGELIKIAMEKGKTTRPGLKVGICGEHGGDPQSIEFSNSIGMDYVSCSPFRVPIARLAAAKAALNSK; from the coding sequence ATGAAGAAATTCGTATATCTATTCGGCAATGGAAAGGCAGAGGGAGAGGGAGGCATGAAAGACCTGCTCGGAGGCAAGGGAGCGGGACTTGCCGAAATGACTAGAATAGGTATTCCCGTGCCGCCGGGATTTACGATAAGCACTGAGGCGTGCGCCGAATTCTATAAGCATAATAAACACATACCCGAGGATATCAAAAAGGAGATTGAGCTCAATCTATCCAAGCTTGAAAAAATAATGGGCAAAAAACTGGGCGACCTGGATAACCCCCTTCTTGTATCCGTCCGCTCAGGCGCAAAGTTTTCCATGCCCGGAATGATGGATACCATCCTCAACCTGGGACTGAACGACCGGACGGCGGAAAAATTATCCCGGAGAACGGATAATCCGTTATTCGCGTGGGACGCTTACAGAAGACTGATACAGATGTTCTCGGACGTGGTACTCGGAATAGATAAAGAGGAGTTCGAGAGCATATTCGCGGACGTGAAGAAAAAATCAGGCGTGAAAGAGGACTCCGAACTCACGGTTGCCGCCCTGAAAGATGCAATCGGGAAATCCAAACAAATTGTAAAGAAGAAATCGGGAAACGACTTCCCCCAGGACCCGCGCGAGCAATTGTATATGGCCATACGCGCAGTATTTCTCTCGTGGAATAATCCGAGGGCGATATTCTACAGAAAGCAGTACGGAATACCGGACGACCTAGGAACGGCGACGAACGTACAGGCTATGGTTTTCGGCAATATGAGCGAGGATTCGGGAACCGGGGTCGGTTTCACAAGAGACCCGGCTAGCGGGGAAAAGAGCCTTTATGCAGAGTGCCTGATGAACGCGCAGGGCGAAGACCTGGTGGCGGGAATAAGGACCCCGAAACATATAGATGCCCTCGCAGCCGAGCTGCCCGCGGTTTATAAGGAGCTTGCAAAGATAGCGACAATACTCGAGAAACATTTCAAGGACATGCAGGATTTTGAGTTTACGATCGAGAAGGGGAAGCTCTACTTCCTCCAGACCCGTAACGGCAAGAGAACCGGTATCGCGGCGCTCAGAATCGCGTACGATATGGTCAGGGAAAGACTTATAACCAAGGAGGAGGCTCTGTCCAGGATTGAACCGGAACATCTGGAGCAATTTCTGTTTCCCATCTTCAATCCGGAGGAAAAGGAGAATCACATCGAGATAGCGAGCGGGCTTGCGGCCTCGCCCGGCGCTGTTTCAGGCGCAGTGGCGCTCGACGCCGATACGGCGGTCAGGTTTAGCGGCGAAGGCCGTAGAACTATTCTTGTACGGAAGGAGACGAGCGCCGACGACATTAAGGGCATGGCGGCGGCAAGAGGCGTGCTCACGGCGAGGGGGGGGAGAACAAGCCACGCGGCCGTAGTCGGAAGACAGATGGGCAAAGTTTGCATTGTGGGGGCCGAGGAGATAAGTATCGACGAAGGGAAAAAGTGCTTTTACGCCGGAGACGCCCTGGTCAAAGAAGGCGATTTCATATCGCTCGACGGTTTCGAGGGCAAGGTTTACAAGGGCGACATCCCCGTAATTCCATCTGAAATAATACAGGCCGTAGAGGGAAAGATAAAACCGGAGAAATCGACGAATTACAAAATATTCTCAAGCGTGCTGAAATGGGCGGATAAAATAAGAACTATCGGGGTAAGAACTAACGCGGATACCCCGGAGGACGCGAGAATCGCTTTTAGTTTCGGGGCCGAAGGCATAGGGCTCTGCCGGACGGAACATATGTTTTTCGCAAAGGACAGAATAATGATAATGCAGAAAATGATCCTTTCTCAAAATGAAAAGGAAAGGGACAAATTTTTGTCAAAGCTCCTGCCCATGCAGAAAAGGGACTTTAAAGAGCTTTTCCGCAATATGGCGGGGCACCCCGTGACAATAAGACTTCTGGACCCTCCGTTACACGAATTCCTCCCGAAGCTCGAAGAGCTCATGCTCGAGATAAAAGAGCTCGAGCTGAAAAAACAATCCCCGAAGATTCTTAAGAGAAAGAAACTCCTTCTTGAAAAGGTGGACGAGCTTCACGAGTTCAATCCCATGCTCGGACTGAGGGGCTGCAGACTCGGCATATTAATCCCGGAGATAACCAGAATGCAGGTGAGAGCCATTATGGAGGCGGCCTGCGAAGTGGTCGAGGAAGGGGGCAAGGCCGTTCCCGAGATAAAGGTGCCGCTCGTGGCGATGGTTACGGAAATGAAGGCCCAGAAAGATGTAATTCAGGAAGTAGCCGAAGAGGTAGTCGGTAAATACAAGAAAAAAGTAAAATATAAAATCGGGACCATGATAGAGGTCCCGCGAGCCGCTGTCACGGCTGACGAAATAGCAACGGAGGCGGAGTTCTTCTCCTTCGGGACGAACGACCTGACCCAGATGATGTTCGGCCTCTCCAGGGACGATTCGGGGAAAATCATCAAGACGTACATGAATAATCAAGTGACGATCGACGGGAAAAATGTAATGATACTCGAAAAGGACCCGTTCCTGACCCTGGACAAGGGTGTAGGCGAGCTGATTAAAATTGCGATGGAAAAGGGAAAGACAACCCGTCCGGGCCTCAAGGTGGGAATCTGCGGCGAGCACGGAGGGGACCCTCAGTCTATCGAATTCTCAAATTCCATAGGGATGGACTATGTGAGCTGCTCCCCCTTCAGGGTGCCCATAGCAAGACTCGCAGCGGCCAAGGCGGCGCTCAATAGCAAGTAG
- a CDS encoding poly(R)-hydroxyalkanoic acid synthase subunit PhaE produces MSKEAFDYTEHYKKFYEAWEKTMSEAMDMWKKNPLVNSNSKDEDQDYDPAELYKKFYETWEKSSSEVVEKWVNSPLFAANVGKAIEKSSEFKKHFDEAVEKTLKNMRFPTKSDMDRMLTSINKLEEKINDLVDKVDDLSKPARRSKK; encoded by the coding sequence ATGAGCAAAGAAGCATTCGACTATACGGAACATTATAAAAAGTTTTATGAAGCCTGGGAGAAAACCATGTCCGAAGCGATGGATATGTGGAAAAAGAATCCACTTGTAAACAGTAATTCAAAGGACGAGGATCAGGATTATGACCCCGCGGAACTGTATAAAAAGTTTTACGAAACATGGGAAAAGTCATCTTCCGAAGTAGTGGAGAAATGGGTCAACAGCCCTCTTTTTGCCGCTAACGTGGGCAAGGCGATCGAAAAATCCTCCGAGTTCAAAAAGCATTTCGACGAAGCCGTTGAGAAAACTTTAAAGAACATGCGCTTTCCGACAAAAAGCGACATGGACAGAATGTTAACTTCCATAAATAAACTGGAAGAAAAAATAAACGACCTAGTCGACAAAGTCGACGATTTAAGCAAACCCGCACGCAGATCTAAAAAATAA
- a CDS encoding 5-formyltetrahydrofolate cyclo-ligase — MTKESLERNSVERNWKTLINTDDLDKPEAFLSLSEAGGFNLSEQKDYVRSYIYEKRTCLSDDEIEEKSRRISENLTGLELFKNSRSIALYYPFRKEVTTRQIFYKSLESGKKVYFPRVNGTSLSFHRVDRLDQLEAGRFGIPEPRPGSFSIEPEKLDLVVVPGVAFDSGGRRLGYGKGYYDRYLPRIPSRKRIALAFGIQIVESVPAGEGDQGVGLVVTEFGIIFCRSIKGGN; from the coding sequence TTGACGAAGGAGTCATTAGAGAGGAACTCGGTAGAGAGGAATTGGAAGACTCTTATAAATACAGATGATCTGGACAAACCTGAAGCGTTTCTTTCCCTTTCAGAGGCAGGGGGTTTTAATCTTTCCGAACAAAAAGACTACGTACGCTCATATATCTATGAGAAGAGAACGTGCCTTTCAGATGACGAAATAGAAGAAAAAAGCCGTCGTATATCCGAGAACCTGACCGGCCTCGAGCTTTTTAAAAATTCTCGCAGTATTGCTTTATATTATCCCTTCCGGAAAGAAGTAACGACCCGGCAAATATTCTATAAATCTCTGGAATCGGGGAAAAAGGTTTATTTCCCCAGGGTGAACGGTACATCCCTCTCGTTTCACCGGGTGGACAGACTAGATCAACTGGAAGCCGGCAGGTTCGGGATTCCCGAACCCCGTCCCGGTTCATTTTCCATAGAGCCCGAGAAGCTGGACCTTGTAGTTGTGCCCGGTGTCGCGTTTGACTCCGGCGGGAGAAGGCTCGGATACGGCAAGGGGTATTACGACCGTTATCTCCCGAGGATTCCTTCCCGAAAGAGAATTGCACTTGCCTTCGGTATTCAGATAGTGGAATCTGTCCCGGCCGGTGAAGGAGACCAGGGGGTGGGTCTGGTGGTTACCGAGTTTGGTATAATTTTTTGCAGGAGCATAAAAGGAGGAAATTGA
- a CDS encoding SDR family oxidoreductase — MNENIAGKTVVITGGSSGIGEVTARHLARAGANLMLSARSEDKLKALKDELGDRVHYQKADVTRRDDVERLFKSAKERFGAVDVIINNAGIMPLSPLAAAKVDEWDKMIDTNIKGVLYGIASALPDMLGRESGHIINLSSVAGHVSFPSGAVYCATKYAVRAISEALRKETAGKIRVTIISPGAVGTALTETITHQDTKEFVEELYEDAISPDAIARAICYAIAEPDDVGVNEILIRPKEQEL; from the coding sequence ATGAATGAAAATATAGCCGGAAAGACGGTGGTAATCACCGGTGGCAGCAGCGGCATCGGGGAGGTAACAGCGCGCCATCTTGCCCGGGCTGGCGCCAACCTGATGCTGTCGGCAAGGAGCGAGGACAAGCTTAAAGCGCTCAAGGATGAATTGGGTGACCGTGTGCACTATCAGAAGGCCGACGTAACCAGGCGTGATGATGTGGAGAGGTTATTTAAGTCTGCGAAAGAGCGGTTCGGCGCCGTCGATGTCATCATTAATAACGCCGGTATTATGCCCTTGTCACCTCTGGCTGCCGCCAAAGTCGATGAATGGGACAAGATGATAGACACGAATATAAAAGGAGTGCTTTACGGCATAGCGTCCGCACTCCCTGATATGCTTGGGCGGGAGTCGGGTCATATCATTAATCTATCCTCGGTCGCGGGCCATGTAAGCTTTCCGTCGGGAGCCGTCTACTGTGCTACCAAATATGCTGTCAGAGCAATTTCAGAAGCGCTGAGGAAAGAAACGGCGGGCAAAATCAGAGTCACCATAATATCCCCCGGAGCGGTCGGCACGGCACTGACGGAAACAATAACTCATCAGGATACAAAGGAATTTGTCGAAGAGTTATATGAAGACGCCATCTCGCCCGATGCGATAGCCCGCGCTATATGCTACGCGATAGCCGAGCCCGATGACGTCGGGGTAAACGAAATACTGATTCGTCCCAAAGAGCAGGAGTTGTAA